The following coding sequences lie in one Vibrio splendidus genomic window:
- a CDS encoding MFS transporter, giving the protein MFDRTASWKTPQNFLLLISIVVPIAFSSWMALLNNFVIEKANFDGADIGLLQSVREIPGFLAFTVVFVLAFIREQRFMLISLAMLTVGTAITGLFPTLTGLLLTTILMSTGFHYFETLKQSLSLQWLNKEEAPEMLGKMISVGALASLITYGSIWVMLEQLKLDFAWVYGITGGIGFILVLVMTFGFPEFQTKTQQNKKLVLRKRYWLYYALTFMSGARRQIFTVFAGFLMVEKFGYSAADITLLFLINYLFNFLFAKRIGRFIGVVGERKALIFEYVGLIGVFVGYALVQTAEWAAALYVVDHLFFALALAIKTYFQKIADPADMASTAGVSFTINHIAAVVIPVAFGVIWLSSPATVFYIGAAMAVVSLALSLNIPKKPEEGNEVRMFSWR; this is encoded by the coding sequence ATGTTCGATAGAACCGCGAGCTGGAAAACGCCGCAAAACTTTTTATTACTGATTTCGATCGTTGTCCCTATCGCGTTTTCGAGCTGGATGGCTCTGTTGAATAACTTCGTGATTGAGAAAGCGAACTTTGATGGTGCTGATATTGGCTTGTTGCAAAGCGTTCGTGAGATTCCTGGTTTCTTAGCGTTTACCGTGGTGTTTGTTTTGGCATTCATTCGTGAGCAACGCTTTATGTTGATATCGCTGGCGATGCTGACCGTAGGCACGGCGATTACCGGTTTATTTCCTACACTCACAGGCTTGTTACTAACTACGATTTTGATGTCGACGGGCTTTCACTATTTTGAAACGCTCAAGCAATCTTTATCTTTGCAGTGGCTGAATAAAGAAGAAGCACCAGAGATGCTGGGTAAAATGATCTCTGTGGGCGCGCTCGCGTCATTGATCACGTACGGATCTATCTGGGTGATGTTGGAACAGCTTAAGCTGGATTTCGCTTGGGTGTACGGCATTACTGGAGGCATTGGTTTTATTCTGGTTTTAGTGATGACCTTTGGCTTCCCTGAGTTTCAAACCAAGACTCAGCAAAATAAAAAGTTGGTATTGAGAAAGCGTTACTGGCTCTACTACGCGCTAACGTTTATGAGCGGCGCAAGAAGACAAATCTTCACGGTATTCGCAGGCTTCTTGATGGTAGAGAAGTTCGGTTACTCGGCTGCTGATATAACGCTACTGTTCTTAATCAACTATCTGTTTAATTTCTTGTTTGCCAAACGTATTGGTCGATTTATTGGTGTAGTCGGTGAGCGTAAAGCGCTGATCTTCGAGTATGTCGGTTTGATTGGTGTGTTCGTTGGGTATGCTTTAGTACAAACTGCGGAGTGGGCAGCCGCGCTGTATGTTGTCGATCATCTGTTTTTTGCGTTGGCATTGGCGATTAAAACCTACTTCCAGAAAATTGCAGATCCTGCTGATATGGCATCAACCGCTGGTGTCTCTTTCACCATCAACCATATCGCCGCGGTTGTTATTCCAGTCGCGTTTGGTGTGATTTGGTTGTCTTCCCCTGCGACAGTTTTTTACATTGGTGCAGCAATGGCAGTGGTTTCTCTGGCGTTGTCTTTAAACATCCCTAAGAAGCCTGAAGAGGGCAATGAAGTTCGAATGTTTAGCTGGCGCTAA
- a CDS encoding Lon protease family protein has product MAMQRLNTEQLYKVAELDKLPCKSTKELAPIDEIVGQERAQKAVEFAMSIKEKGYNIYAIGRNGLGKRTMILRYLNRHTQEVQELFDWCYIANFEDIRTPKVLKLPRGVGSSLKQDIEKLMRKLLKAMPLAFDNEMYFSRADRLKNQLATKQQAALETISQEAKDKGINLTITTQGDYQFVAMNGDDLHTEESFDLLSPEEQDQFDKTIDGLEVGLRTISRELTELEETYTEKIQKLNDDTARDVITHFIKQLKQDYSQYPDIKKYLTALRKDIVDNADIFLEESTEQAEVATASLDKKMPRRYKVNVIVSQKEETLPIVVEENPNYHSLFGYVETATFKGTVFTDFSLIRAGSLHRANGGVLLMDAVKVLEQPYVWEGLKRALRSRQLSFTSLEKEVTLTGAVSLDPEPIPLDVKIILFGDYRTYQLLQHYDAEFGELFRVTADFEDEMKRTADSEMHYARFISSIVHDNNMLHCDRKAIARIIEHSSRQAGDQGKLSLHSAHIANLLRESNYVARGSKSNLIRATHVDQALSNQQMRVGRLQDSVMETFTNGTTLIHVDGQAVGQVNALSVLSTTDHMFGAPNRITATTAYGDGEVIDIERNVDLGGSIHSKGVMILSAYLSSVFGKTAKVPLTTNITFEQSYGGVDGDSASMAEFCAVVSAFSKQPNRQDIAITGSMNQFGESQPIGGVNEKIEGFFDVCEIKGRSNEQGVIIPRSNVHNLMLRGDIVKAVEKGEFNIWAIDHVTEAIELFTGKAAGEASDEGSYPIDTIFGIAQAKLNALRK; this is encoded by the coding sequence ATGGCGATGCAAAGACTCAATACAGAACAGCTGTATAAGGTAGCGGAACTCGATAAGCTACCATGTAAGTCGACCAAAGAACTGGCTCCAATTGACGAAATCGTCGGGCAAGAACGTGCACAAAAGGCCGTTGAGTTCGCGATGTCAATCAAGGAAAAGGGTTACAACATTTATGCGATAGGGCGAAATGGTCTTGGTAAGCGCACCATGATTTTGCGCTATCTAAACCGACACACTCAAGAGGTCCAAGAGCTTTTTGATTGGTGTTATATCGCGAACTTTGAAGATATTCGCACACCGAAGGTACTCAAGTTGCCACGTGGCGTGGGCAGCAGCTTAAAGCAAGACATTGAAAAGCTGATGCGTAAATTGCTTAAAGCTATGCCGCTCGCATTCGACAATGAGATGTACTTTAGCCGTGCCGATAGGCTTAAAAACCAATTGGCCACGAAGCAACAAGCTGCGCTCGAAACAATTAGCCAAGAAGCGAAAGACAAGGGCATCAACCTGACGATTACCACTCAGGGTGATTATCAGTTTGTCGCAATGAATGGTGATGATCTTCATACCGAAGAGAGCTTCGATCTGCTTTCGCCGGAAGAGCAAGACCAGTTCGATAAAACCATTGATGGATTGGAAGTGGGTCTACGAACCATTTCTCGCGAACTGACCGAGCTTGAGGAGACGTATACAGAGAAAATTCAAAAGCTTAATGATGATACGGCGCGAGATGTGATCACGCACTTCATCAAGCAGTTGAAGCAAGATTACAGCCAATATCCAGATATCAAAAAGTACCTGACGGCACTGCGTAAAGACATTGTCGACAACGCAGATATTTTCTTGGAAGAGAGCACAGAGCAAGCAGAAGTTGCGACCGCCTCTTTGGATAAGAAAATGCCACGTCGTTACAAGGTTAACGTGATTGTGAGCCAGAAGGAGGAGACGCTGCCGATCGTGGTTGAAGAGAATCCGAATTATCACTCTCTGTTTGGCTATGTCGAGACGGCAACTTTTAAAGGCACTGTATTTACGGACTTCTCATTAATTCGCGCCGGTAGCTTACACAGAGCGAATGGCGGTGTGTTGTTGATGGATGCGGTTAAAGTCCTCGAACAGCCTTATGTTTGGGAAGGCCTGAAGCGCGCGCTACGTTCGCGTCAATTGAGCTTCACTTCATTAGAAAAAGAGGTCACGTTAACGGGAGCGGTATCGCTTGATCCAGAACCCATTCCATTAGACGTTAAGATCATTTTGTTTGGTGATTACCGCACTTATCAACTGCTGCAACATTACGATGCGGAGTTCGGTGAACTGTTCCGTGTCACAGCCGATTTTGAAGATGAGATGAAGCGTACTGCGGATTCTGAAATGCATTATGCACGCTTCATTTCGAGCATCGTACATGACAACAACATGCTGCATTGTGATCGTAAAGCAATTGCTCGCATCATTGAGCACAGTTCTCGTCAGGCGGGTGACCAAGGTAAGTTGTCGCTGCACTCGGCACACATTGCGAATCTGCTTCGTGAGTCAAACTACGTAGCGAGAGGCTCAAAATCGAACTTGATTCGTGCAACGCACGTCGACCAAGCGTTATCTAACCAACAGATGCGTGTTGGACGACTGCAAGACAGCGTGATGGAGACCTTCACTAACGGAACAACGCTAATCCATGTTGATGGCCAAGCGGTTGGGCAGGTCAATGCGCTTTCTGTACTCAGCACTACCGATCATATGTTTGGTGCGCCGAACCGAATCACGGCAACCACAGCTTACGGTGACGGTGAGGTGATTGATATTGAAAGAAACGTAGACCTAGGTGGCAGTATTCACTCGAAAGGGGTGATGATCTTATCGGCTTACCTTTCTTCGGTATTTGGTAAGACAGCGAAAGTACCACTCACCACTAACATCACCTTCGAACAATCGTATGGTGGCGTTGATGGTGACAGTGCGAGTATGGCCGAGTTCTGTGCGGTGGTGTCTGCGTTTTCTAAGCAGCCAAACCGCCAAGATATTGCGATTACCGGCTCAATGAACCAGTTCGGTGAGTCTCAGCCTATTGGTGGTGTGAACGAGAAAATTGAAGGTTTCTTTGATGTGTGTGAAATCAAAGGACGTTCAAACGAACAAGGGGTGATAATCCCACGTTCGAATGTTCATAACTTAATGCTGCGCGGTGACATCGTGAAAGCAGTTGAAAAAGGCGAGTTCAATATCTGGGCGATTGACCATGTCACAGAGGCGATTGAACTGTTCACAGGCAAAGCCGCAGGTGAGGCAAGTGATGAGGGTAGCTATCCAATTGATACTATCTTTGGTATCGCTCAAGCTAAACTGAACGCACTGCGCAAATAG
- a CDS encoding phosphotransferase produces the protein MSQSISSNNRAQPEASSSQNQPELYQKIATSLGCHEGFDVQVIQRLWGGYGELVRLVFSQEGHAEPKSVIVKHVALPDKAEHPKGWNTKLSHQRKVHSYQVETAWYQSFTQQWDERCPVPVGLQCELQENEWLIVMQDLAEIGFPLISQFDVLAASDDLATKDTQPELASGYTREEQKQRDACLKWLANFHAKHININQQQSSSLWQVGTYWHLDTRPDEFNALADLPLKNQAKHIDRLLKECPYQTLVHGDAKLANFCFDSESERAAAVDFQYVGHGCAMKDVALFMSSAVRPQDCAELESQMLETYFRYLEEALTYYQPQLSFDDVEASWRPIFYVAWTDFQRFVKGWSPEHWKINPYTEQLTLRVLTQLDEQESVNVR, from the coding sequence ATGTCTCAATCAATATCGTCAAATAATCGGGCTCAACCTGAAGCGAGTTCAAGTCAAAATCAGCCTGAGCTTTATCAAAAAATAGCGACCTCGTTGGGTTGTCATGAAGGGTTTGATGTCCAAGTGATTCAACGCCTGTGGGGGGGATATGGCGAGTTAGTTCGCTTGGTCTTTTCTCAAGAAGGCCATGCTGAACCGAAAAGTGTGATTGTTAAACATGTCGCGTTGCCAGATAAAGCAGAACACCCCAAGGGTTGGAATACTAAATTATCTCACCAACGAAAGGTGCACTCTTACCAAGTGGAAACGGCTTGGTATCAGTCGTTTACCCAACAGTGGGATGAGCGTTGCCCTGTGCCTGTAGGGTTGCAATGTGAGTTACAAGAAAACGAGTGGCTGATTGTGATGCAAGACTTGGCCGAGATCGGTTTTCCGTTGATCTCTCAGTTTGATGTGCTTGCTGCTTCTGACGATCTGGCAACCAAAGATACTCAGCCTGAACTGGCGTCTGGTTACACACGAGAAGAGCAAAAACAACGCGATGCTTGCCTTAAATGGCTCGCTAATTTTCACGCAAAGCACATCAATATCAATCAACAACAGTCGTCATCATTGTGGCAAGTCGGTACTTATTGGCATTTAGACACACGCCCTGATGAGTTTAATGCCTTGGCAGATTTACCCTTGAAGAACCAAGCCAAGCACATCGACCGTTTACTAAAAGAATGTCCATATCAAACCTTAGTCCATGGCGATGCCAAGCTCGCCAATTTTTGTTTTGATTCGGAAAGCGAACGCGCGGCTGCGGTCGATTTCCAATATGTGGGTCATGGTTGTGCGATGAAAGATGTCGCCTTGTTCATGAGTAGTGCGGTGAGGCCGCAAGATTGTGCAGAGCTTGAATCACAGATGTTAGAGACTTACTTCCGATACTTGGAAGAGGCATTGACGTACTATCAGCCACAGCTTTCGTTCGATGATGTTGAAGCCTCATGGAGACCAATATTCTATGTGGCGTGGACTGATTTTCAACGTTTCGTAAAAGGTTGGAGTCCAGAACACTGGAAGATCAATCCGTATACTGAGCAATTGACCTTACGAGTGCTCACTCAATTAGACGAACAGGAGTCCGTCAATGTTCGATAG
- a CDS encoding GNAT family N-acetyltransferase: protein MQAVKWDQEVNQITVELEPDQFAVVKYQKDGDVLHITSTRIPDELQGKGFGKVMMESVLPEIEQAGFKIVPVCSYVVHYMNRQPQWSHLLSDKA from the coding sequence ATGCAGGCAGTAAAATGGGATCAAGAAGTGAACCAGATCACAGTTGAGCTAGAACCCGACCAGTTCGCGGTCGTTAAGTATCAAAAGGACGGAGATGTACTACATATCACTTCGACACGAATCCCTGATGAACTACAAGGCAAGGGCTTTGGCAAGGTGATGATGGAATCGGTCTTGCCTGAAATTGAACAAGCAGGCTTTAAAATTGTGCCAGTTTGTAGCTATGTCGTTCACTACATGAATAGGCAGCCACAGTGGTCACATCTTCTATCTGATAAAGCATAG
- a CDS encoding flagellar brake protein, translating to MNAPLKKPLEHNQALQDPRNRTVSTINSTDALAMIEHGSELTLNVSTPVGTKFLATTKFIGTHSDNCIVVEVPEVSNEDLNFFFQEGFWMTARAYSLRGEGALIHFRSQIHHKIGEPFPILVLSTPSTMQVTQLRKETRYEVNLASRIIFNDQRANCEIRDLSKSGCRFVTSPTSRAIQIADRVSIEITPENYNGPLIPPLRGIICNLQKSTHYARYGVEFDDIGRANAKHLLAKLKFDGTKLCLRNG from the coding sequence ATGAACGCACCACTGAAGAAGCCTTTGGAGCATAATCAGGCACTTCAAGATCCTCGTAACCGCACCGTTTCTACGATAAACAGCACCGATGCACTGGCTATGATTGAGCACGGCAGTGAGCTGACATTAAATGTCTCGACTCCAGTTGGCACGAAGTTTCTCGCCACCACCAAGTTTATCGGTACACACAGTGATAACTGTATTGTGGTTGAGGTTCCCGAGGTATCCAATGAAGATCTGAATTTTTTCTTTCAAGAAGGTTTTTGGATGACCGCTCGAGCCTACTCTCTGCGAGGTGAGGGCGCACTTATTCACTTTAGAAGCCAAATTCACCATAAGATTGGTGAACCCTTCCCTATTCTTGTACTTTCGACACCAAGCACGATGCAAGTCACTCAGCTGCGTAAAGAAACACGCTATGAAGTGAACTTGGCTTCAAGAATTATCTTCAACGACCAAAGAGCAAACTGTGAGATAAGAGACTTATCGAAAAGTGGTTGTCGTTTTGTGACCTCTCCGACCTCTCGTGCAATTCAGATTGCCGATCGAGTGTCTATCGAGATTACGCCGGAAAACTACAATGGCCCTCTTATCCCTCCATTGAGAGGCATCATCTGTAATCTGCAAAAATCGACGCACTACGCTCGATACGGTGTGGAATTTGATGATATTGGCCGCGCTAACGCCAAACACTTGTTGGCAAAATTAAAGTTCGATGGCACCAAGCTCTGCTTACGAAACGGCTAA